Proteins co-encoded in one Nicotiana sylvestris chromosome 7, ASM39365v2, whole genome shotgun sequence genomic window:
- the LOC104219291 gene encoding histone-lysine N-methyltransferase ATXR2 isoform X2, whose amino-acid sequence MEIICPIDKQFSDQIAAFLKPPPPHEVQKYFEELLATRQCRRLKVKPTAYHGKGVYAETDFKESDLVLKDQMLAGAQHSSNKVDCLVCSYCFCFIGSIELQIGRKLYLAQLGVSRNSESHMQKDCYNSGSSVGEDDSDVEDQQVSGECASSPSKDKIPLPKDVVESLFNGEMQLPYSEKFPLPPIVSCPGGCKEHYYCSKSCAEADWESFHSLLCTGEGSKSLSTKALLKFMEHANDTNDIFLLAAKVISFTILRHRKLKESRHEGKGKQDISESRDFSLLLEAWKPVSVGYKRRWWDCIALPDDVDGSDEASFRMQIKELAFTSLQLLKAAIFDEECKPLLSLEMYGHIIGMFELNNLDLVVESPVEDYFLYIDDLPLPGKEEAEQTTKPILDALGDDYSICCQGTAFFPLQSCMNHSCRPNAKAFKREEDRDGQATIIALQPIAKGEEITISYIDEDLPFEERQALLADYGFRCRCSKCLEEA is encoded by the exons ATGGAAATAATATGCCCAATCGATAAGCAGTTTTCCGACCAAATTGCCGCATTTCTCAAGCCACCTCCTCCTCACGAAGTCCAG AAATATTTTGAGGAGCTATTAGCCACTAGACAATGCCGCCGCCTCAAAGTTAAACCTACTGCATACCATGGAAAGG GGGTTTATGCTGAGACAGACTTCAAAGAGTCGGACCTTGTTTTGAAGGATCAAATGCTTGCTGGTGCCCAACATTCTTCAAATAAG GTAGACTGTTTGGTATGTAGTTATTGCTTCTGCTTTATTGGGTCAATAGAACTTCAAATTGGGAGGAAACTTTATTTAGCACAGCTGGGTGTCTCCCGAAACAGTGAGTCTCACATGCAAAAAGATTGTTATAACTCTGGTTCATCTGTTGGtgaagatgattctgatgtagaagatcagcaAGTTTCTGGAGAATGTGCTTCTAGCCCTTCAAAAGATAAAATTCCTCTCCCTAAGGATGTGGTCGAGTCATTGTTTAATGGTGAGATGCAACTACCATATTCTGAGAAGTTCCCATTGCCTCCAATTGTTTCTTGTCCTGGTGGATGTAAAGAGCACTACTATTGCAG CAAATCATGCGCTGAGGCTGATTGGGAGTCTTTTCATTCTTTGCTATGTACAGGGGAGGGGTCAAAGTCATTAAGCACAAAAGCGCTTCTGAAATTCATGGAACATGCTAATG ATACAAATGACATTTTCCTTCTTGCAGCAAAG GTGATTTCTTTCACCATCTTGAGACACAGGAAGTTGAAAGAAAGTCGTCATGAGGGAAAAGGGAAGCAGGATATTTCGGAAAGCAGGGATTTTTCTTTACTGCTGGAGGCGTGGAAGCCAGTGTCCGTGGGATACAAGAGAAG GTGGTGGGATTGCATTGCTTTGCCAGACGATGTTGATGGTTCTGATGAAGCATCATTTAGAATGCAAATAAAAGAGCTGGCGTTCACG TCTCTGCAGCTCCTCAAGGCAGCTATCTTTGACGAGGAATGCAAGCCAT TACTCTCCCTTGAAATGTATGGTCATATTATTGGCATGTTTGAGCTGAATAACCT TGATTTGGTGGTAGAGTCACCAGTGGAGGATTACTTTCTCTACATTGATGATCTTCCTCTCCCTGGAAAG GAAGAGGCTGAGCAAACTACAAAGCCTATCCTGGATGCTCTTGGTGATGactattctatttgttgtcaag GTACTGCATTTTTCCCCTTGCAAAGCTGTATGAACCATTCGTGCAGACCTAATGCAAAAGCTTTTAAGCGAGAAGAG GATCGGGATGGCCAAGCAACTATAATTGCTCTTCAACCAATTGCCAAAGGAGAAGAG ATAACTATTTCATATATAGACGAAGACCTTCCTTTTGAAGAGAGACAGGCATTACTCGCAGACTATGGTTTTCGATGTCGATGCTCCAAGTGTCTAGAGGAAGCCTAA
- the LOC104219291 gene encoding histone-lysine N-methyltransferase ATXR2 isoform X1 — translation MEIICPIDKQFSDQIAAFLKPPPPHEVQKYFEELLATRQCRRLKVKPTAYHGKGVYAETDFKESDLVLKDQMLAGAQHSSNKVDCLVCSYCFCFIGSIELQIGRKLYLAQLGVSRNSESHMQKDCYNSGSSVGEDDSDVEDQQVSGECASSPSKDKIPLPKDVVESLFNGEMQLPYSEKFPLPPIVSCPGGCKEHYYCSKSCAEADWESFHSLLCTGEGSKSLSTKALLKFMEHANDTNDIFLLAAKVISFTILRHRKLKESRHEGKGKQDISESRDFSLLLEAWKPVSVGYKRRWWDCIALPDDVDGSDEASFRMQIKELAFTVIFLFCIIQSLQLLKAAIFDEECKPLLSLEMYGHIIGMFELNNLDLVVESPVEDYFLYIDDLPLPGKEEAEQTTKPILDALGDDYSICCQGTAFFPLQSCMNHSCRPNAKAFKREEDRDGQATIIALQPIAKGEEITISYIDEDLPFEERQALLADYGFRCRCSKCLEEA, via the exons ATGGAAATAATATGCCCAATCGATAAGCAGTTTTCCGACCAAATTGCCGCATTTCTCAAGCCACCTCCTCCTCACGAAGTCCAG AAATATTTTGAGGAGCTATTAGCCACTAGACAATGCCGCCGCCTCAAAGTTAAACCTACTGCATACCATGGAAAGG GGGTTTATGCTGAGACAGACTTCAAAGAGTCGGACCTTGTTTTGAAGGATCAAATGCTTGCTGGTGCCCAACATTCTTCAAATAAG GTAGACTGTTTGGTATGTAGTTATTGCTTCTGCTTTATTGGGTCAATAGAACTTCAAATTGGGAGGAAACTTTATTTAGCACAGCTGGGTGTCTCCCGAAACAGTGAGTCTCACATGCAAAAAGATTGTTATAACTCTGGTTCATCTGTTGGtgaagatgattctgatgtagaagatcagcaAGTTTCTGGAGAATGTGCTTCTAGCCCTTCAAAAGATAAAATTCCTCTCCCTAAGGATGTGGTCGAGTCATTGTTTAATGGTGAGATGCAACTACCATATTCTGAGAAGTTCCCATTGCCTCCAATTGTTTCTTGTCCTGGTGGATGTAAAGAGCACTACTATTGCAG CAAATCATGCGCTGAGGCTGATTGGGAGTCTTTTCATTCTTTGCTATGTACAGGGGAGGGGTCAAAGTCATTAAGCACAAAAGCGCTTCTGAAATTCATGGAACATGCTAATG ATACAAATGACATTTTCCTTCTTGCAGCAAAG GTGATTTCTTTCACCATCTTGAGACACAGGAAGTTGAAAGAAAGTCGTCATGAGGGAAAAGGGAAGCAGGATATTTCGGAAAGCAGGGATTTTTCTTTACTGCTGGAGGCGTGGAAGCCAGTGTCCGTGGGATACAAGAGAAG GTGGTGGGATTGCATTGCTTTGCCAGACGATGTTGATGGTTCTGATGAAGCATCATTTAGAATGCAAATAAAAGAGCTGGCGTTCACGGTCATCTTCCTTT TTTGTATTATCCAGTCTCTGCAGCTCCTCAAGGCAGCTATCTTTGACGAGGAATGCAAGCCAT TACTCTCCCTTGAAATGTATGGTCATATTATTGGCATGTTTGAGCTGAATAACCT TGATTTGGTGGTAGAGTCACCAGTGGAGGATTACTTTCTCTACATTGATGATCTTCCTCTCCCTGGAAAG GAAGAGGCTGAGCAAACTACAAAGCCTATCCTGGATGCTCTTGGTGATGactattctatttgttgtcaag GTACTGCATTTTTCCCCTTGCAAAGCTGTATGAACCATTCGTGCAGACCTAATGCAAAAGCTTTTAAGCGAGAAGAG GATCGGGATGGCCAAGCAACTATAATTGCTCTTCAACCAATTGCCAAAGGAGAAGAG ATAACTATTTCATATATAGACGAAGACCTTCCTTTTGAAGAGAGACAGGCATTACTCGCAGACTATGGTTTTCGATGTCGATGCTCCAAGTGTCTAGAGGAAGCCTAA
- the LOC104219292 gene encoding pentatricopeptide repeat-containing protein At1g71460, chloroplastic — MTSCNLIPLPSKTNLKHPPNSQDPRSFRTNNVNNLRFSRHIKEQSPPQKYPKHNNLPNLLSVHTKNPHAIYKDIQRFAHQNKLKEALTILDYLDHRGIPVNPTTFASLIAACVRLKSLSAAKIVHTHIRINGLGNNEFLQTKIVNMYTACGCIEDAKKMFDEMPVRSVYPWNALLRGNVVLGGRKYRDVLGTFSDMRVSGVELNVYSFSCLIKSFAGASALFQGLKTHGILIKNGFLGSDIIRTSLIDMYFKCGKVRLAHHMFEEVEERDVVMWGAMIAGFAHNRLQREALEYTRSMIKEGLEVNSVILTTILPVIGEVWARKLGQEVHAYVIKTKEYSKQLFIQSALVDMYSKCGDIVSGRKVFYGSKERNAISWTALISGYILNGRLEQALRSVVWMQQEGFKPDLVTVATVLPVCGKLKVLKEGKGIHAYAVKNGFLPNASVATSLMMMYSKCGLLQYSSRVFASMEKRNVISWTAMMDSYIDSGCLEEALAVFQSMQLSKHRADSVAMGRILSVCGKLRLLKLGREVHGQILKKDIASVPFVSAELVKMYGGCGAIDKSRISFDAIAVKGSMTWTAIIEAYGLNGQYEEAISVFKQMISKGFNPNHFTFKVVFSICEEAGFADQGCQFFTMMTRKYKIKASEDHYTSIINLLHHVGRIEEAEKFVLLKQSLE; from the coding sequence ATGACCAGCTGCAACCTTATTCCGCTACCCTCAAAAACCAACCTAAAACATCCTCCAAATTCCCAAGACCCTCGCTCTTTTCGTACAAATAATGTAAACAATCTACGTTTCTCTCGTCACATAAAAGAACAATCACCCCCCCAAAAATACCCAAAACACAACAATTTGCCCAATTTATTATCAGTCCACACAAAGAACCCACATGCCATTTACAAAGACATTCAGAGATTTGCCCACCAAAACAAGCTCAAAGAAGCACTTACTATTCTTGACTATTTAGACCATCGTGGTATTCCCGTAAATCCCACCACATTTGCTTCCCTTATAGCTGCTTGTGTTCGTTTGAAATCCTTAAGTGCTGCTAAAATTGTGCATACCCATATAAGAATTAATGGCCTTGGAAATAATGAGTTTCTACAAACTAAGATTGTTAACATGTATACAGCTTGTGGGTGTATTGAAGATGCGAAGAAGATGTTTGATGAAATGCCTGTTAGAAGTGTGTACCCGTGGAATGCGTTGCTTAGGGGTAATGTGGTATTGGGTGGACGTAAGTATCGTGATGTTCTGGGTACATTTTCGGATATGCGGGTATCGGGAGTGGAGTTGAATGTGTATAGTTTCTCTTGTTTGATCAAGAGTTTTGCTGGTGCTAGTGCGCTTTTTCAAGGTTTGAAAACTCATGGAATTTTGATCAAGAATGGTTTTTTAGGAAGTGACATAATTAGGACTAGTTTAATTGACATGTATTTCAAGTGTGGCAAGGTTAGGCTTGCTCATCACATGTTTGAGGAGGTCGAGGAGAGGGATGTAGTTATGTGGGGTGCAATGATAGCTGGTTTTGCTCATAATAGGCTGCAAAGGGAAGCGTTGGAGTATACAAGATCGATGATAAAGGAAGGGCTAGAGGTGAATTCTGTTATTCTAACAACTATTCTTCCGGTTATTGGAGAAGTATGGGCAAGAAAACTTGGCCAAGAGGTACATGCTTATGTGATCAAGACAAAGGAATACTCTAAGCAGTTGTTCATTCAATCTGCCTTAGTTGATATGTATTCCAAGTGCGGAGATATAGTATCAGGAAGAAAGGTTTTTTATGGGTCAAAAGAGAGGAATGCAATTTCTTGGACTGCTCTAATCTCGGGTTACATCTTAAACGGGAGACTCGAGCAGGCGTTGAGATCAGTTGTGTGGATGCAACAAGAAGGTTTTAAGCCTGATCTTGTAACTGTTGCCACCGTCCTCCCTGTTTGTGGGAAACTGAAAGTATTAAAGGAAGGGAAAGGGATTCATGCTTATGCAGTGAAAAATGGTTTTTTGCCTAATGCATCTGTAGCTACTTCCCTAATGATGATGTACTCAAAGTGTGGTTTGCTTCAATATTCATCTAGAGTTTTTGCGAGCATGGAGAAGAGGAATGTTATATCATGGACAGCCATGATGGATTCATATATTGACTCTGGGTGTCTGGAGGAAGCACTTGCTGTTTTTCAGTCAATGCAGTTGTCAAAGCACCGGGCAGACTCTGTTGCAATGGGAAGGATTTTAAGTGTTTGTGGAAAGTTGAGACTTTTGAAACTTGGGAGGGAAGTACATGGTCAAATTCTGAAGAAAGATATAGCATCTGTACCTTTTGTTTCTGCAGAACTTGTGAAAATGTATGGGGGTTGTGGTGCAATTGATAAATCGAGGATTTCCTTTGATGCAATAGCTGTCAAAGGATCTATGACTTGGACTGCTATTATTGAGGCTTATGGATTGAATGGCCAATATGAAGAAGCAATAAGCGTGTTTAAGCAGATGATATCGAAGGGTTTTAACCCAAACCATTTTACCTTTAAAGTTGTTTTTTCTATTTGTGAGGAAGCTGGATTTGCTGACCAGGGCTGCCAATTCTTCACCATGATGACACGAAAATATAAGATTAAGGCATCTGAAGACCATTATACTAGCATTATTAACCTTCTACATCATGTTGGTCGCATTGAGGAGGCTGAAAAGTTTGTGCTTCTTAAGCAATCCTTAGAGTGA
- the LOC104219293 gene encoding peroxisome biogenesis protein 22, whose product MADKDDFLQLIKRFGAFLTVKISNLLHSLDSRSVGAIAGLAFAVVFTWRLWRSPSGPQRRLPKRQAATSSSSGVRNHSSANVATSGITPSSEDSNAQNVIDEFFQPVKPTLGQIVRQRLSEGRKVTCRLLGVILEETNPEELQQQATVRSSVLEVLLEITKFCDLYLMERVLDDESERKVLLALENAGVFTSGGLVKDKVLFCSTEIGRTSFVRQLEPDWHIDTNPEITFQLARFIKYQLHVSATKPERTAINVFNSTSLEQFFGSV is encoded by the exons ATGGCTGATAAAGACGATTTCCTTCAGCTCATCAAGCGATTCGGTGCTTTCTTGACCGTCAAGATTTCTAATCTCCTCCACTCTCTG GATTCAAGATCCGTAGGGGCTATAGCAGGTCTTGCATTTGCAGTAGTTTTCACCTGGAGACTGTGGAGATCACCTAGTGGACCACAAAGGAGGCTTCCAAAGCGACAAGCTGCTACGTCTAGTAGTTCTGGTGTAAGAAATCATTCAAGTGCAAATGTAGCAACTTCAGGAATTACCCCTTCTTCTGAGgattcaaatgctcaaaatgttATTGATGAGTTCTTTCAGCCAGTAAAG CCAACACTTGGGCAGATAGTTAGGCAAAGGTTGAGTGAAGGGAGGAAG GTGACATGTAGGTTGCTTGGAGTGATCTTGGAGGAAACTAACCCAGAGGAGCTTCAG CAACAAGCTACTGTACGATCCTCTGTGCTTGAAGTGTTGCTCGAAATCACCAAATTTTGTGACCTTTATCTCATGGAAAGAGTTCTTGATGATGAAAGTGAA AGAAAGGTCCTCCTGGCTTTAGAGAATGCTGGAGTATTTACATCTGGCGGCCTGGTCAAAGACAAG GTTCTATTTTGTAGCACTGAGATTGGACGCACATCCTTTGTTCGACAACTAGAACCTGATTGGCACATAGATACAAATCCGGAAATCACTTTTCAGCTAGCG AGATTCATCAAATATCAGTTACACGTTTCAGCTACCAAGCCAGAAAGAACAGCAATCAATGTCTTCAACTCAACATCATTGGAGCAGTTCTTTGGAAGTGTTTAG